In Rhabdothermincola sediminis, one genomic interval encodes:
- the surE gene encoding 5'/3'-nucleotidase SurE, whose product MRILVTNDDGIGSEGIHVLAGALHRAGHDVFVVAPAHDWSGASCALGRMHPDEHVEVTRVELPAAPEVEAWSLDGPPGLAVLATVLGGFGDRRPDLVVSGVNAGLNTGRAILHSGTVGAVLTAQNFGLSGLAVSVQSSEQWYWGTAAALAVEALPLVAEAPARTALNLNVPALPRQQVRGLRWARLAPFGEVRAGVEGPAQDRLQFVLRRVEMDHDEDTDQGLVQTGYASLTTLVGVVEAWPDESGLEAGPTELAERLVPGAPVHPVHRVPDPSNGGVLRRPRLGEG is encoded by the coding sequence GTGCGCATCCTCGTCACCAACGACGACGGCATCGGCTCGGAGGGCATCCACGTCCTCGCCGGGGCGCTGCACCGCGCGGGCCACGACGTGTTCGTGGTGGCGCCCGCACACGACTGGAGCGGCGCGTCGTGTGCGCTGGGGCGGATGCACCCCGACGAGCACGTCGAGGTCACCCGCGTCGAGCTGCCCGCTGCGCCGGAGGTCGAGGCCTGGTCGCTCGACGGTCCCCCGGGCCTCGCGGTGCTGGCCACCGTGTTGGGCGGGTTCGGTGATCGCCGCCCTGACCTGGTGGTGTCGGGGGTCAACGCGGGGCTGAACACCGGGCGGGCCATCCTGCACTCGGGCACGGTCGGCGCGGTGCTCACCGCCCAGAACTTCGGTCTATCGGGGCTCGCGGTCAGCGTGCAGTCGAGCGAGCAGTGGTACTGGGGGACCGCGGCCGCACTGGCGGTCGAGGCCCTCCCACTGGTCGCGGAGGCACCGGCCCGGACCGCGCTGAACCTCAACGTTCCGGCCCTCCCGCGCCAGCAGGTCCGCGGGCTGCGATGGGCTCGCCTGGCGCCGTTCGGTGAGGTCCGCGCCGGCGTCGAGGGCCCGGCCCAGGACCGGTTGCAGTTCGTCCTCCGGAGGGTCGAGATGGACCACGACGAGGACACCGACCAGGGGCTGGTGCAGACCGGTTACGCATCGCTCACCACGCTGGTGGGGGTGGTCGAGGCCTGGCCCGACGAGAGTGGCCTCGAGGCCGGGCCGACCGAGCTGGCCGAGCGGCTGGTGCCGGGTGCACCCGTGCATCCCGTGCACCGGGTGCCGGACCCGTCCAACGGCGGGGTGCTGCGGAGGCCTCGCCTCGGCGAGGGTTGA
- a CDS encoding amidohydrolase family protein, translating to MEELGHPVFDCDNHYYEALDAFTRHLDPSLGPRCVQWCEIDGRRYHVVGGRVSRAVTNPTFDPVAKPGAMHDYFRGNPDQRNPLEFLQDREPIRASYRDRYARLAAMDEQGLQACWLFPTLGMLYEELLKDDPEAVCLTFRAFNRWVEEDWGFAYRDRIFAAPYLTLADVGWAVEELEWALDRGARTIVMRPAAPTTATGQRNPFEPAFDPFWARVNEAGITVVLHAGDSGGSSNGYAPDGFGATFQGGWKPSIKMFAIERAIFEFLLSLMFDNLFVRFPNLRIASVENGAEFLPDLFAKMRSMARKVPGWFPEDPVELFRRHVWINPFWEDDVNRIVEWMGDDRVIFGSDWPHIEGMPSPLDYVVELKELPAEARRRILLDNVSELNVLRP from the coding sequence TTGGAAGAGCTCGGTCATCCCGTCTTCGACTGCGACAATCACTACTACGAGGCACTCGACGCCTTCACCCGCCATCTCGACCCCTCCCTCGGACCGAGGTGCGTGCAGTGGTGCGAGATCGACGGCCGCCGCTACCACGTGGTGGGTGGCCGGGTCAGCCGGGCGGTCACCAACCCGACCTTCGACCCCGTTGCCAAGCCGGGCGCGATGCACGACTACTTCCGAGGCAACCCCGATCAGCGCAACCCTCTCGAGTTCCTGCAGGACCGCGAACCCATCCGTGCCTCGTACCGCGACCGCTACGCCCGCCTGGCGGCGATGGACGAGCAAGGCCTGCAGGCCTGCTGGCTGTTCCCCACTCTCGGCATGCTCTACGAGGAGCTGCTCAAGGACGACCCGGAGGCGGTGTGCCTCACCTTCCGGGCGTTCAACCGCTGGGTCGAGGAGGACTGGGGCTTCGCGTACCGTGACCGCATCTTCGCCGCCCCGTACCTCACGCTGGCCGACGTGGGCTGGGCGGTTGAGGAGCTGGAGTGGGCACTGGATCGCGGTGCCCGCACGATCGTGATGCGGCCGGCCGCACCCACCACCGCCACGGGTCAGCGCAATCCGTTCGAGCCGGCGTTCGACCCGTTCTGGGCCCGGGTGAACGAGGCGGGCATCACGGTGGTGCTGCATGCGGGCGACAGTGGCGGCTCGTCGAACGGCTACGCGCCCGACGGCTTCGGAGCCACCTTCCAGGGCGGATGGAAGCCGTCGATCAAGATGTTCGCCATCGAACGGGCCATCTTCGAGTTCCTCCTGTCGTTGATGTTCGACAATCTGTTCGTGCGCTTCCCGAACCTGCGCATCGCCTCGGTGGAGAACGGCGCCGAGTTCCTCCCCGATCTGTTCGCCAAGATGCGTTCGATGGCCCGCAAGGTGCCCGGATGGTTCCCCGAGGATCCGGTGGAGCTGTTCCGGCGCCACGTGTGGATCAACCCCTTCTGGGAGGACGACGTGAACCGAATCGTCGAGTGGATGGGCGACGACCGGGTGATCTTCGGATCCGACTGGCCACACATCGAGGGCATGCCCTCCCCGCTCGACTACGTCGTGGAGCTCAAGGAGCTGCCCGCCGAGGCCCGGCGGCGCATCCTGCTCGACAACGTGAGTGAGCTCAACGTGCTGCGCCCGTAG
- a CDS encoding diguanylate cyclase domain-containing protein — MSAADREGTRLDVDGRWAVNALEAITDLAVVVSADWRILHANPYALDLLALEADEVIGRPVSELVHPDDLHRAIEVIERIRAGDRDIDTTPAFYRLRAGDGQWRRVELNATLVPGPDGDLLVVIGRYSGDHDLQDRLIELFTEDAPTDVLVGMVPEFGRWRQPAVNYAVFYLDDDGCPAATGSAALIQLGGLEDPTTPWAEAAATREERLAAVSDLHPDFATRAGRAGFTHTWAMPVDDPLHDSAAVVAFARRDGPAPEIFGYALEVMCKNLRAVLRWRDHVDGLRRAARRDPLTGIPNRAQFWALLESLRREPRPTNVGVLYIDLDGFKGVNDHLGHTVGDQVLTEAASRLAAALRPGDAVARIGGDEFAVVCHELATDDAAIAVAERVLRILDEPFVVDTETIRIGASIGIATVDTADLDADELLERADRALYKAKRRGRGCWHLAADPTPG; from the coding sequence GTGAGTGCGGCGGACCGGGAAGGCACCCGTCTCGACGTCGACGGCCGATGGGCCGTGAACGCCCTGGAGGCCATCACCGATCTGGCGGTGGTCGTCAGCGCCGACTGGCGCATCCTCCACGCCAACCCGTACGCGCTCGACCTGCTGGCCCTCGAGGCCGACGAGGTGATCGGCCGCCCGGTCTCGGAACTCGTGCACCCCGACGACCTGCACCGGGCGATCGAGGTCATCGAGCGCATCAGGGCTGGCGACCGGGACATCGACACGACCCCGGCCTTCTACCGGCTGCGGGCGGGTGACGGCCAGTGGCGGCGGGTCGAGCTGAACGCCACGCTCGTCCCCGGTCCCGACGGCGATCTGCTCGTGGTGATCGGCCGGTACTCGGGCGACCACGACCTGCAGGACCGGCTCATCGAGCTGTTCACCGAGGACGCCCCCACCGACGTGCTGGTCGGGATGGTGCCGGAGTTCGGGCGTTGGCGCCAACCTGCTGTCAACTACGCGGTGTTCTACCTCGACGACGACGGTTGCCCGGCAGCAACGGGCTCGGCGGCGTTGATCCAGCTCGGTGGCTTGGAGGATCCGACCACCCCGTGGGCGGAAGCCGCCGCCACCCGCGAGGAGCGGCTCGCCGCCGTCTCGGACCTGCACCCCGACTTCGCCACCCGGGCCGGGCGCGCCGGGTTCACCCACACCTGGGCGATGCCGGTGGACGACCCGCTGCACGACAGCGCGGCGGTGGTCGCCTTCGCCCGCCGCGACGGCCCCGCTCCCGAGATCTTCGGCTACGCGCTGGAGGTGATGTGCAAGAACCTCCGGGCGGTGCTGCGCTGGCGCGATCACGTCGACGGACTCCGCCGCGCGGCTCGGCGCGACCCGCTCACCGGCATACCCAACCGGGCCCAGTTCTGGGCGCTCCTGGAGAGTCTCCGCCGGGAGCCTCGCCCCACGAACGTCGGTGTGCTCTACATCGACCTCGACGGCTTCAAAGGGGTCAACGACCACCTCGGGCACACCGTCGGCGACCAGGTGCTCACCGAAGCCGCCAGCCGGCTCGCCGCCGCCCTCCGGCCGGGGGACGCGGTGGCGCGCATCGGTGGCGACGAGTTCGCGGTGGTGTGCCACGAGCTCGCGACCGACGACGCGGCGATCGCGGTGGCCGAACGGGTGCTGCGGATCCTCGACGAGCCCTTCGTGGTCGACACCGAGACGATCAGGATCGGGGCGAGCATCGGCATCGCCACCGTGGACACTGCCGACCTCGATGCCGATGAGCTGCTCGAGCGCGCCGACCGCGCCCTGTACAAGGCCAAGCGGCGAGGCAGGGGCTGCTGGCACCTGGCTGCCGATCCCACGCCGGGCTGA
- a CDS encoding enoyl-CoA hydratase/isomerase family protein, translating into MEGSYLTAEARGPVLLVTLDRPEKLNAYDGPGLKALGAVWSRLDDDPALRVGVLTGAGGRAFCAGADVAAAAGGGFDDPPYPEVAEGLARKPVIAAIEGRCLGGGMMIATGCDLRIAGDTAEFGLPEARWNLPAQWLGALARQLLPAHVLELALLADERLPAARLYEMGWINRVVPAGQALDEALCWADRLAALAPAALRAFKELVVKGAWLPPADALALGHRQAAALVAMHDTVEGGLAFTERRRPDFQDR; encoded by the coding sequence GTGGAAGGTAGTTACCTCACCGCCGAAGCTCGTGGACCGGTGCTGCTCGTCACCCTCGATCGCCCGGAGAAGCTCAACGCGTACGACGGCCCCGGCCTCAAGGCACTGGGGGCGGTGTGGAGCCGGCTCGATGACGACCCCGCTCTCCGGGTGGGGGTACTGACCGGCGCAGGTGGGCGAGCCTTCTGCGCCGGCGCCGACGTGGCCGCCGCCGCGGGCGGCGGTTTCGACGACCCGCCGTACCCGGAGGTGGCGGAGGGCTTGGCCCGCAAGCCGGTGATCGCCGCCATCGAAGGCCGCTGCCTGGGCGGCGGCATGATGATCGCCACTGGCTGCGACCTGCGCATCGCCGGTGACACCGCCGAGTTCGGCCTCCCCGAAGCCCGCTGGAACCTCCCGGCGCAGTGGCTCGGGGCGCTGGCTCGCCAGCTCCTCCCCGCCCACGTCCTCGAACTGGCACTGCTCGCCGACGAGCGCCTCCCCGCCGCCCGGCTCTACGAGATGGGCTGGATCAACCGGGTGGTGCCCGCGGGCCAGGCGCTCGACGAGGCGTTGTGCTGGGCGGATCGGCTCGCCGCCCTCGCCCCCGCGGCGCTGCGGGCGTTCAAGGAGCTGGTCGTCAAGGGTGCCTGGCTGCCACCAGCCGATGCCCTTGCCCTCGGCCACCGGCAGGCCGCCGCGCTGGTCGCCATGCACGACACCGTGGAAGGCGGGCTGGCGTTCACCGAGCGCCGGCGGCCCGACTTCCAGGACCGCTGA
- a CDS encoding sulfotransferase family protein, giving the protein MERFVVGTGRCGSTLLSTMLAEHREVVSIHEFFTGLDWARRFAPGPVSGAQFADLIGAEQPVTTAVLARGYTSDEIRYPFGAPQARYRPGDPVPWLLVTMLSRLTDDPDPLFEEVLGFARARPDAPLADHYRSLFELLTARCGGSVWIERSGSSLDYLDGLIDLYPNARFVHIHRDGPEAALSIREHPFFRLGVTFFLDLFPEVADGEDEAAIIDRVVGTPPPCWAVGRYWTDQVLRGFRALPRLDRDQFLQVRFEDLVATPQDVLAQIASFFELPADDGFVDRAGAMVRGLPPARLGTLPVEERDELLVACRPGQVLLGRAG; this is encoded by the coding sequence GTGGAGCGGTTCGTGGTGGGCACGGGGCGGTGCGGATCGACGTTGCTGTCGACGATGCTGGCGGAGCACCGCGAGGTGGTGAGCATCCACGAGTTCTTCACCGGGCTCGACTGGGCTCGCCGGTTCGCGCCCGGTCCGGTGAGCGGCGCCCAGTTCGCCGACCTCATCGGGGCAGAGCAGCCGGTCACCACCGCGGTCCTGGCCCGGGGGTACACCAGTGACGAGATCCGCTACCCGTTCGGCGCTCCCCAAGCTCGCTACCGACCCGGTGATCCCGTGCCGTGGTTGCTCGTCACCATGCTCAGCCGCCTCACCGACGATCCCGATCCGCTCTTCGAGGAGGTCCTGGGGTTCGCGAGGGCCAGACCGGACGCGCCACTGGCCGATCACTACCGCTCGCTGTTCGAGTTGCTGACCGCCCGCTGCGGCGGGTCGGTCTGGATCGAGCGATCGGGCTCGTCGCTCGACTACCTCGACGGGCTGATCGACCTGTACCCGAACGCCCGGTTCGTCCACATCCATCGCGACGGGCCCGAAGCTGCGCTCTCCATCCGCGAGCACCCGTTCTTCCGGCTCGGCGTGACGTTCTTCCTCGATCTCTTCCCCGAGGTCGCCGACGGCGAGGACGAAGCCGCGATCATCGACCGCGTCGTCGGCACGCCGCCACCGTGCTGGGCGGTCGGCCGGTACTGGACCGATCAGGTGCTGCGCGGCTTCCGGGCCCTGCCTCGGCTGGACCGCGACCAGTTCCTGCAGGTGCGCTTCGAGGACCTGGTGGCCACCCCGCAGGACGTGCTGGCGCAGATCGCGTCCTTCTTCGAGCTTCCCGCCGACGATGGGTTCGTCGACCGCGCCGGTGCGATGGTGCGAGGGCTGCCCCCGGCACGCCTGGGCACGCTACCGGTTGAGGAGCGCGACGAGCTGCTGGTCGCGTGCCGGCCCGGTCAGGTCCTGCTCGGCCGGGCCGGCTGA
- a CDS encoding SDR family NAD(P)-dependent oxidoreductase — protein MTAPDPSTSSTPPVALVTGASRGIGRAVALELARRGYAVVATMRDPSMGASLTEELPAGTGGITVRRLDVTEPGSIEIPPVLDVLVNNAAVELGNLPVEHTPIEDWRTTFETNVFGAVEVIRRSIPALRRSGRAVICNLTSSGVLVPMPFFAVYRASKAALSAVGESLRAELAPFGVRVVEILPGPIDTDMLAASMVLPEAARHEDYRLLAERVAQLRAGTVEGSTAAESAARAIVDAVEDPQSPLRVACDPMGAALLEAWRACSDEESMAGYLAAFDVGCAQPARPSRT, from the coding sequence GTGACCGCCCCTGACCCGAGCACCTCGTCGACCCCACCCGTGGCGCTGGTGACCGGCGCCAGCCGGGGCATCGGGCGGGCGGTGGCCCTCGAGCTGGCCAGGCGCGGCTATGCCGTCGTCGCCACCATGCGCGACCCGTCGATGGGTGCGTCCCTCACCGAGGAGCTGCCCGCCGGCACGGGAGGGATCACCGTCCGGCGGCTCGACGTCACCGAGCCCGGCAGCATCGAGATCCCGCCCGTGCTCGACGTGCTCGTGAACAACGCGGCGGTCGAGCTCGGCAACCTGCCCGTGGAACACACGCCGATCGAGGACTGGCGCACCACCTTCGAGACGAACGTGTTCGGAGCGGTCGAAGTCATCCGGCGGTCGATCCCCGCGCTGCGACGCAGCGGCCGGGCGGTGATCTGCAACCTCACCTCCAGTGGGGTGCTGGTGCCCATGCCGTTCTTCGCCGTGTACCGGGCCAGCAAGGCCGCGCTGAGCGCGGTGGGTGAGTCGCTACGGGCCGAGCTGGCGCCGTTCGGCGTGCGGGTGGTGGAGATCCTGCCGGGACCGATCGACACCGACATGCTGGCGGCGTCGATGGTCCTGCCCGAGGCCGCCCGCCACGAGGACTACCGGCTGCTCGCCGAGCGGGTGGCGCAGCTCCGTGCCGGCACGGTCGAAGGCTCGACCGCGGCGGAGAGCGCGGCCCGGGCGATCGTCGACGCCGTCGAGGACCCGCAGTCACCGCTGCGGGTGGCCTGCGATCCGATGGGAGCCGCTCTGCTGGAGGCCTGGCGGGCGTGCAGCGACGAGGAGTCGATGGCCGGGTACCTGGCGGCCTTCGACGTGGGTTGCGCTCAGCCGGCCCGGCCGAGCAGGACCTGA